In the Sarcophilus harrisii chromosome 3, mSarHar1.11, whole genome shotgun sequence genome, one interval contains:
- the SYTL2 gene encoding synaptotagmin-like protein 2 isoform X12 — protein MSKSVPAFLQDESDDRETDSASESSYQLGRHKKSPSSLTNLSSSSGMTSLSSVSGSAMSVYSGDFGNLEIKGSIQFAIDYVDTLMEFHVFVAQCKDLAAADVKKQRSDPYVKTYLLPDKGKMGKKKTFVMKKTLNPVYNEILRYKIDKQSLKNQKLNLSVWHRDTFKRNSFLGEVELDLETWDWDNKQNKQLKWYPLNRRTAPVALEAENRGEMKLALQYVPEPFSGKKLATTGEVHIWVKECIDLPHLRGSHLNSFVKCTILPDTSRKSRQKTRAVGKTTNPIFNHTMVYDGFRPGDLKEACVELTVWDHHKLTNQFLGGLRIGFGTGKSYGTEVDWMDSTPAEISLWERMVNSPNTWIEDILPLRMLLIAKLTK, from the exons ATGAGCAAGTCTGTTCCAGCATTCCTCCAAGATGAG AGTGATGACAGAGAGACCGATTCCGCATCAGAAAGCAGTTACCAGCTTGGCAGACACAAGAAGAGCCCGAGCTCTTTAACCAATCTTAGCAGCTCCTCTGGCATGACATCATTGTCTTCT GTGAGTGGAAGTGCGATGAGTGTTTACAGTGGAGACTTTGGCAATCTGGAAATTAAAGGAAGTATTCAGTTTGCCATTGATTATGTGGATACATTGATGGAGTTCCATGTTTTTGTGGCCCAGTGCAAGGACTTAGCAGCAGCTGATGTTAAAAAACAGCGCTCGGACCC ATATGTAAAGACCTATCTGTTACCAGACAAAGGCAAAATGGGCAAGAAGAAAAcatttgtgatgaagaaaaccttGAATCCTGTGTATAATGAGATATTGCGT TATAAAATTGACAAACAGAGCTTGAAGAATCAAAAACTGAACCTCTCAGTCTGGCATCGAGATACATTCAAACGCAACAGTTTCCTCGGGGAAGTAGAACTTGACCTGGAAACATGGGACTGGGACAACAAACAGAATAAACAATTGAAGTGGTACCCTTTGAACCGCAGG ACAGCACCAGTTGCCCTTGAAGCAGAAAACAGAGGAGAAATGAAATTAGCCCTTCAGTACGTCCCAGAGCCATTCTCAG GTAAAAAGCTTGCTACAACTGGAGAAGTGCACATCTGGGTGAAAGAGTGCATTGACCTCCCCCATCTTCGGGGCAGCCACCTGAATTCTTTTGTCAAATG TACCATCCTGCCAGATACAAGTAGGAAAAGTCGTCAGAAGACAAGAGCCGTAGGAAAAACAACCAATCCTATCTTCAACCACACCATGGTCTATGATGGTTTTAGGCCTGGAGATTTAAAAGAAGCCTGTGTAGAGCTGACAGTCTGGGACCACCACAAATTAACCAATCAGTTTTTGGGAGGACTCCGAATAGGCTTTGGAACAG GTAAAAGTTATGGCACTGAAGTAGACTGGATGGACTCCACTCCAGCAGAAATCTCTTTATGGGAAAGAATGGTGAACTCACCCAACACTTGGATTGAAGACATCCTCCCACTCCGGATGCTGCTCATAGCCAAGCTGACTAAGTAA
- the SYTL2 gene encoding synaptotagmin-like protein 2 isoform X11, which produces MPGISTVPSHPDNQFPHPEKLKRMSKSVPAFLQDESDDRETDSASESSYQLGRHKKSPSSLTNLSSSSGMTSLSSVSGSAMSVYSGDFGNLEIKGSIQFAIDYVDTLMEFHVFVAQCKDLAAADVKKQRSDPYVKTYLLPDKGKMGKKKTFVMKKTLNPVYNEILRYKIDKQSLKNQKLNLSVWHRDTFKRNSFLGEVELDLETWDWDNKQNKQLKWYPLNRRTAPVALEAENRGEMKLALQYVPEPFSGKKLATTGEVHIWVKECIDLPHLRGSHLNSFVKCTILPDTSRKSRQKTRAVGKTTNPIFNHTMVYDGFRPGDLKEACVELTVWDHHKLTNQFLGGLRIGFGTGKSYGTEVDWMDSTPAEISLWERMVNSPNTWIEDILPLRMLLIAKLTK; this is translated from the exons ATGCCAGGAA TTTCCACAGTGCCTTCACATCCCGATAACCAATTTCCACATCCCGAAAAACTCAAAAGGATGAGCAAGTCTGTTCCAGCATTCCTCCAAGATGAG AGTGATGACAGAGAGACCGATTCCGCATCAGAAAGCAGTTACCAGCTTGGCAGACACAAGAAGAGCCCGAGCTCTTTAACCAATCTTAGCAGCTCCTCTGGCATGACATCATTGTCTTCT GTGAGTGGAAGTGCGATGAGTGTTTACAGTGGAGACTTTGGCAATCTGGAAATTAAAGGAAGTATTCAGTTTGCCATTGATTATGTGGATACATTGATGGAGTTCCATGTTTTTGTGGCCCAGTGCAAGGACTTAGCAGCAGCTGATGTTAAAAAACAGCGCTCGGACCC ATATGTAAAGACCTATCTGTTACCAGACAAAGGCAAAATGGGCAAGAAGAAAAcatttgtgatgaagaaaaccttGAATCCTGTGTATAATGAGATATTGCGT TATAAAATTGACAAACAGAGCTTGAAGAATCAAAAACTGAACCTCTCAGTCTGGCATCGAGATACATTCAAACGCAACAGTTTCCTCGGGGAAGTAGAACTTGACCTGGAAACATGGGACTGGGACAACAAACAGAATAAACAATTGAAGTGGTACCCTTTGAACCGCAGG ACAGCACCAGTTGCCCTTGAAGCAGAAAACAGAGGAGAAATGAAATTAGCCCTTCAGTACGTCCCAGAGCCATTCTCAG GTAAAAAGCTTGCTACAACTGGAGAAGTGCACATCTGGGTGAAAGAGTGCATTGACCTCCCCCATCTTCGGGGCAGCCACCTGAATTCTTTTGTCAAATG TACCATCCTGCCAGATACAAGTAGGAAAAGTCGTCAGAAGACAAGAGCCGTAGGAAAAACAACCAATCCTATCTTCAACCACACCATGGTCTATGATGGTTTTAGGCCTGGAGATTTAAAAGAAGCCTGTGTAGAGCTGACAGTCTGGGACCACCACAAATTAACCAATCAGTTTTTGGGAGGACTCCGAATAGGCTTTGGAACAG GTAAAAGTTATGGCACTGAAGTAGACTGGATGGACTCCACTCCAGCAGAAATCTCTTTATGGGAAAGAATGGTGAACTCACCCAACACTTGGATTGAAGACATCCTCCCACTCCGGATGCTGCTCATAGCCAAGCTGACTAAGTAA